ATTTTTAACATCGAGTAGCACTACAGCAAATCGTTCTTGAACTTGCCACATTAACTCGTGACTCAAGGCGGCTGCTGCTGCACCGGGACTATCAATAAGAGTCCGTTCAGTCGGACGAACTTGAAAGACCCGCTTGCCTAACTCTATTGCTGCAAGGATAGTGGTTGCTTTGGCAGGACCAACACCGTGAATAGTAATTAATTCCTGGGGACTGACTTCGCGCAAGACTTCTAAAGGGTCGCGCTGATGTTGACCTAATTCTTGGAGAATGAATTGCCCTAAACCTACAGCGGAAAGTTTACCGGGGCCTTGACCTGTCCCTAGGAGAATCGCAATTAATTCGGCGGTAGATAGGTTTTTTGCTCCTTGTTCTAAGAGACGTTCGCGGGGTCGCTCGCTAAAGGGAAGGTCGGCAATTCTGAGGCTATAAGTCATTGATGCTACCCACTGACGCGCAGATAAAGCTACCGCAACCGATAGAAGATTGAGGAGTTTGCACTAGCCTCTACCCTCAACCTGCGATCTAAATTCCCCAGATTCTAACAGTTTTGACTGAGGTTCGGGAATGGTTAAGGGAAAATTTTGCCGATCTTTTTAATACTAATCGTTCGTTAGAATTACTTACTGCCGAATGTGAGCTTCTTTGAGCATGTGGTAGGTAATCAACAACTGGGTAATTGCCAAGGGATAGCTTTGCAGGGTTTCGCCAGTAGTTCCGACCACTTTTCCAATAACATCGTGTTCGGCTTCTAGGCTACAAAATTGACCGAGATAAGGGACTTCATTACAGAGGAGACGTTCGAGTTCGCGGACTTGCTCTTTAGTAGCGTGTCCATCAACTTCTAGCACATCGACGGGTTTACCCATGTCGCGGTCGAGTTCTAGGCGGATGGCGCTGCTGAGGTGAGTATTTTCGCTATTAATAATGCGGGTAAAGTCGGGGTGGGGAATGGTGGGCCGCAAGACTAAGCTGACATTGAGTAAAAGGTCGCTTTGTTCGGGATGGTCTTGGGGAGGGTAGAAGCTGACAACAATATCAGACCATTGGCGCTGCGGTCGGATGAATTGTTCTGAGTCGGGTTCGCGGCCTTGAAGTTGTTTAATGACTTGTTCTTCGGTGTAGCCGCGCTTGCGGGTATCGCGTTTAATTTTCCACTGGGCACGTAAGGTTTCTGGAGGGGCGAGATAGACTTTAATATCGTAAGTATCTCTAGCGCCTCGCGTGGAATAACCGAGTAAGCCTTCAATAATGACAAATTGCCGGGGTTTGATATATTCGGGGGGGTCAAATTTCCCGGTGGAGTGGTTATAAATGGGTTTGAGAATGGGTTGACCCGTTCGCAGTAAGTTGAGGTGTTGTTGGATGATGTCGAGATAGTTGCAGTCCGGATGGAGGGCAGAAATACCGAGTTCTGCACGTTGGGTGCGATCGTAGCGATGGTAATCGTCTGTACAGATAATGGTAACGTTATCTTCACCTAAAATTTGAGCAATCCCTCGCGATAGCGTGGTTTTTCCCGCAGCGCTGTCACCAACAATACCGAGGAGAATAGGGCGATTAGGCATAGTTTTGAATGGTTTTTGTGCAATAACCGGAGGCTTCACTCAGTTAATGACCGATGCCAACAACCCGACCTGAAATCAGCCCCTAGTAAGGTTTTACAATCTTACCATCAAAGCCCTCGCACTTGGGGATCGCTCTGGTGGCTAGTTGGGAATAGGAGATTGAGGCGCGAGTTGACTTAAGATTGGGTCGTTATTTCCGGCTGCGGCTTGGGCGAACCGTTGGGCGAGGGGAGGCGCATAAACGAGGGGGTTGGTAAATCCCGAAAAGACATGAACGCCGCTAAGATTGGGAACTGACCCGACAATGGGTAGGCGCGTACCGCTGAAGGCGACTAGGCAACTATGCCAGGTTCCGGGTAAGTCTGCAAGACTTGGTAAGATTTGGCGAAGACCTGCGCGGATTTGGGATTCGCTAGCTTGAGCATTATTCTGAAGGGAAGTGGTGCTGAGGGTGCGGCTAATCTGTCCGAGCAAGATTCGCCCATCTAAGAATTGTACGCCACCTGGATCGAAGATGGGGCTGAGGATTTCGCGATCGCCCTCATCCCAAAGCGGGTCGAGTTCGTCGGTACTCGCAGCCGCCTCTAACCTAAACCGTCTTTGGTTCGCAGGCATCACCACGGTTTGTAACTGAGGGGTTGCGCCTGTAATCTCAATCAGTTCGGCATGGGTATGATAAACCCGCACGGGTATTCCTGCTTCCCGCAAGAATTGGCGCGTCCAACCTCCGGTGCAGACTAGCGTATTTTCCGCAGCGTAAGCAGTATCTGGGGTTTTGACACCAAGAATGCGATCGCGCTCTTTGATAAAGTCTACTACTTTAGCGATCGCCCATACCCCGTTATAGCGTTGCATCGCCTGAATATAAGCCTGAGTTGTCAAAATGGGGTTCATGTGACCGTGTTTAGCCGTCAGCGCCCCAGAAATTGCGTTTTGATTCAGTAGCGGTTCGAGTTCGCCCGCCTCTTGCGGCGTCAGGAGTTGCGGCGTGACAGCAAATTGGGCATAATTTGCCAGCAGGGTTTGCGGGTCAGTATCTTTATCAATGGTTAAAACCAGGTTGAGTTCGCGAAACTCAATATCGGTTCCCAACTCTTCAGCCAGTTGCAGATAGCGCTGTTTCCCTTCAGTACATAATTGAGTGGTGACATCTGAAACACCCGCCCAATAGGCTAATCCCCCATAACTGTAGCGCGTTGCGTTATTAGCGATCGCGTCTTGTTCGAGGAGAAGTACCGAAAACCCCACTTTTGCTAACTCATAGGCGGCGGCTGCACCCGTAATTCCGGCACCGATGACAATCCAGTCGTAAGTCATAATTTTGAAATAAGCGTTCTGAACGGCTTGCCACTACTGATTAAACCGTTGCTTGGCCCGTTCGTAAACATCCACCGTAATTTGAGCAATTCCCTCATCCTGGGCGAACTTTTCAATCTTTTTGCGGGCGGCGGGACGGACAAAAAAGGGAATTTCCTTTAACTTTGCTTCCGCTTCAGGCGTCCACTCTACATTAGCCATGCTGTACCTCTGCTTAAACTTTAGTAGCGAATGCGCGGATCGACATAAGCATTGAGGATATCAATTGCTATACTGGCGATCGCCACAATTGCCGCAAAGAATACCACAACCCCCTGCACTGTGGGATAGTCTCGGAGCGTAATCGCTTCATACAAGCGGTTTCCCAAACCCGGCCAAGAAAACGTCACCTCCGTTAACACCGCGCCACCCAATAACGCCGCAAAGGTTAAGCCCAAAATCGTAATCACCGGAATTAAAGCATTTTTCAACGCATGAGCAATTAAAATCCGTCTTTCGGGAATTCCCCTAGCCCTCGCCGCTTCCACATAATCGGCTTTAAGGGTTTGTTTAAGATTCACCCGCACAATGCGTTCAAAAATCCCGCTGAGGAGAATTCCTAGCGTAAAACAGGGTAACGCCAAGTGATGCAGCGAAATCAGAAATTGATTGATATTCCCATTCAGCAAACTATCAAGGATATATAACCCCGTCGGCCCATTGG
This genomic interval from Desertifilum tharense IPPAS B-1220 contains the following:
- the radC gene encoding DNA repair protein RadC, which encodes MTYSLRIADLPFSERPRERLLEQGAKNLSTAELIAILLGTGQGPGKLSAVGLGQFILQELGQHQRDPLEVLREVSPQELITIHGVGPAKATTILAAIELGKRVFQVRPTERTLIDSPGAAAAALSHELMWQVQERFAVVLLDVKNRLLGTKVITIGTATETLAHPRDIFREVIRQGATRAIIAHNHPSGNVEPSSEDISLTQQLLCGAQILSIPLLDHLILGNGDYRSLRQTTQLWEEYPQGD
- a CDS encoding phosphoribulokinase; protein product: MPNRPILLGIVGDSAAGKTTLSRGIAQILGEDNVTIICTDDYHRYDRTQRAELGISALHPDCNYLDIIQQHLNLLRTGQPILKPIYNHSTGKFDPPEYIKPRQFVIIEGLLGYSTRGARDTYDIKVYLAPPETLRAQWKIKRDTRKRGYTEEQVIKQLQGREPDSEQFIRPQRQWSDIVVSFYPPQDHPEQSDLLLNVSLVLRPTIPHPDFTRIINSENTHLSSAIRLELDRDMGKPVDVLEVDGHATKEQVRELERLLCNEVPYLGQFCSLEAEHDVIGKVVGTTGETLQSYPLAITQLLITYHMLKEAHIRQ
- a CDS encoding FAD-binding oxidoreductase encodes the protein MTYDWIVIGAGITGAAAAYELAKVGFSVLLLEQDAIANNATRYSYGGLAYWAGVSDVTTQLCTEGKQRYLQLAEELGTDIEFRELNLVLTIDKDTDPQTLLANYAQFAVTPQLLTPQEAGELEPLLNQNAISGALTAKHGHMNPILTTQAYIQAMQRYNGVWAIAKVVDFIKERDRILGVKTPDTAYAAENTLVCTGGWTRQFLREAGIPVRVYHTHAELIEITGATPQLQTVVMPANQRRFRLEAAASTDELDPLWDEGDREILSPIFDPGGVQFLDGRILLGQISRTLSTTSLQNNAQASESQIRAGLRQILPSLADLPGTWHSCLVAFSGTRLPIVGSVPNLSGVHVFSGFTNPLVYAPPLAQRFAQAAAGNNDPILSQLAPQSPIPN
- a CDS encoding PCP reductase family protein — its product is MANVEWTPEAEAKLKEIPFFVRPAARKKIEKFAQDEGIAQITVDVYERAKQRFNQ